In Rhopalosiphum padi isolate XX-2018 chromosome 3, ASM2088224v1, whole genome shotgun sequence, the genomic stretch taattattttcgtgtgagttgtttaattttgagataaataaattatcataatattagagttctataaatattaacttatctACCTATTTTCGtttgattgtatttttagttaatatttcagttttgtatgaaataaaattacctatacatctaattattatttcttgatttaattacagaataatgtactttttatataatatatattcttctAATAGAAATTGGTACActcattttgatatatttttttttttatcaagtcaagtatataaatattttaatttcagtaataatggctttcttttataataaaactaagttGAGTAAAAGAACAAAACAAAGAAGAGTACATGAAGAACTAAAAAGTTGCACTGTTGGGTTTAGCtctaaagaaaataatactgaaaataatgGACCTTATCTAGTTGAAACTAGTTTTTCAAATAGTGATCATTCTGGGCCTAGCATCATGTCTCAATCTAAATCCAATGATATTAATCTTAATatagacaaaataaatacagatGAGGACGAAGAATTATACTATTCTAGTGATGAAGTGTCTTCTTCTGAAATAGATGAAAATGAATGGGATGAAAATTATGATAACCCTATCGATAATCTttctcattttaaatttttgattatgaATTGGGCCATTAATTGTAATATCCCACAGATAGCTCTAAATAAACTACTAACtttactaaaaaaacataaatgttttgAAGCTCTTCCTAAAGATTCTAGAACTATAAtgtgcaaaaatattaaaaagcctTTAGAAATTCAAACAGTTGTAccagaaaaatattatcattttggaattttaaatggTATTGAACAAAATTTTACTGAAtgtgttaaaaatgataataaaatagaaatagttATAGCTTATAGGTATTGATGGCTTaccattgtataaaattaactcTGAACAATTATGGCCCATTTTAACCTATATTTGTcctgataatattaatgtatttccaATAGGAATTTACTGCGGAAGAGAAAAACCTGCCAATAGTAATGAATTCATTCAACAGCTTGTTGATGAAGCCAAAGTTTTATATCAGAACAGGatcagtattaaaaataaaacatataatttttttgtttacacaTTGTGCTGTGATGCTCCTGCTAAATCGTTTGTGCTTCAAATCAAAAGCTATTCAGGCTTTTTTTCTTGTACTCGCTGTAAGGTAGAAGGAGAATATTTATCCAACAGAATTTGTTTTCCTAATAATTCACTATTAAATCGTCCACAAAATAGAACAcatcaaaattacttattacaatCAAAAGAGGAACATCATGTTGGTGATGTTTTGATTATCTTAACTTTGCCCAATTTTGTAACTTCTTTCTCTCTAGACTATATGCACTtagtatatttactaatatatgtatgtatatgtatatatttatgtttactaaATATTCGTTATCCATCTTGGAAGATTAAAGAAATATCAAACTCTCtccaaaaccataaaaataaaatgtcatgtGAATTTGCTAGAAAGCCAAGAACTCTTGATGAAATATGTCGTTGGAAGGCCACAGAATTTCgtacttttttgattttatatagggACGTTTGTcaaaaaatcagttttaaaaaaagaacattggaaatattttttgagtttaAACTTAGCAATGGTGATACTTATTAGTCCTGATTATGGACAATATATAAATCATGCACGATTATTATTAGACaactttgataaaaattttgAGTTAATGAATGGGCGTCACCTGATTTCTCATAATATTCATGGTTTAATCCATTTATGTGATTATTACAATCAcatagtaatatatgtatatctatgtatatggTCCATTAGACAACGTTTCAGAATTTCCTTTTGAGAATTATATGGGGTCCTTAAAGAAAATGTTAAGAAGCCCCTACAACAAATCATTAAAAGATACAATGAAAAATGCTTACTGATGtccaatacaaaatacaaatatattgtacttCATTTAACTGGTATTCATAATCGTGAACCAATTATTAGAAGTAGTATGAATGGTATACAATTTTCTActctaaaattagaaaatatgacaataaaaaCCAAAGTTGATAGCGATTCTTTCTTAATTACTAAAGATAAAAGATTAATTAaagttgttaatataatttctaatgaaaaatagtgatggtattttaatatgtaaatactttaaaaatagttatccaTTATTTCTTAACCCTATTAGAtctatatatttagatatttatgttAAGAACTTATCCAATGACCTTATTTTGTGtcatattaatgatataagcAAACAAATGATACTTATTCCTCATAATAATGAACAGATTTTACTTCCATTGTTACATTCCACTAAAAATTCTATACCAGTTGTAGATAGTAATATATAagcactattattataataatgtaaaatgattagtttaatattatattatttatattcaagaattacaaataattatatagatacatattatacataggtatttacttttataatacttatgttattcaaatgtaatatttaagatAATGGTTAATGTATgacatttagtatatatattatataatttaatttgtttaataataaaataaattaatattagtgaaaataaaaacatttattttatattatctgaggacattaatttaagttaacaaaaaacaaaaattactacCTACATACTAAACTTAAGAtaaggaaaattaaattatagaaaatgtgGTCTGTTGTTGCTTTTGATGATGATGAAACAGTAGAAGCTGTACCAGCATATTGGTTTCAAAAAGATAAATGTGTTTGGCcaaaaagaatttataaaaaaatgtttagaccGTAGAATTCAACCTAATGAAGTTGACTTTGATTATTTACCTGCTCGgaaattaggaaaaaatatcAGTATGTAGACAAATATATAACTTGTACCTATTagtatttgtttgaaatatttcagaCACTTATTTGATTGCAAGAGAAAAGGCAAAAAAAGTCGAGAATACTTCTGATATATCAACTCATGAATCATCTCaagaaaattatactaattcttCTATATctataaaacagtttaaaaaaagtaaaattaatgatGGCAAAAAATTACAAGAAACTGTATTATGGAGTCCATGTAGCGAAATTCGTTGTAAgttattttcagtaaaattgttgatattatttttagtttaaaaaaattcttcaatacTTATCTAATTAACATTGTAATTAcctaatcaaaaatttaaaatatatgttttgtagTTGATGACGATGATAACAATACAGATCCCAATTATCATCCACGTGTAGTGATCGCTGTGCAGGACACTGTGATCACGTACCAACAGTGGCGTATTTTGGGTGATTTCTCGGGGGGTGTCAACATTTATTGAACCTCACAAAcaaaatttttagtattatttaatatttactaatgtaAAAGAACAAGGAACTtactttttaacaaattattatgtcaGGAATTGACAAGAAGTTTTATACTTGAAATTCATGTAAATGATATAATAGACAAGTTGTAGGTTATTACTTaatactgattattattatttattttaaaaataacattcttatacctattaacattattttaaaattaacagttTTCAAACTAAAGTAAGTCTATAGTAAAAAATCTAAGCGTCTCTTCTTTAAACTTAGATGGTCGATCACTTCATTGACATCAATTCCAACTTCTCTGTGGATAGCTAGCATAGCTAAACCATTTAACCGcgcctatattaaaaaaaaacataaaaactcataattatatatatataaataaagaataaattaacCAATGTTAATTTACTTGTGATATTGTGTTCCGCAAGTATGTCTTTATTCTTTTCAAGTTTGAAAATGACCTCTCACTAGATGCAGTTGATACTGGTAAAGTTGCAAAAATCTGTAATAGTTTAAATACACTTGGATAAACTTGTCTATTGCATAAAACTATTGCTTCCATGGAATTTCTTGgtatatttgatgatttaatattttttaaacgtcttTGCCATAATTTGAACTCGGCCAATAACACAGATTCTTCACATTCATTTAAGTCAAACATGTACTTTTGTGCCAGGCGTAAGAAGCGAGGTTCATTTTCGTCTGTTGAAATTAATGATTTGAAGtccaataataacattttttgattcACAAACCTTGAATTTAGTTGATCTATAAATGTATCTAAATAAGGAATAAAAAAAGCAACTCGAAAATATGATGTTGGTgaatttgtttcaatatttactCTTTTCGTTTGTCTTCCTGTAATACGTGGTAtggaaatatttatatctaGTTTATTTGCTAAAGTCAatgcattttcaaaaattgtatgaaattcAGACTCAGCATTCGATCTTATAGTTTGAAGTTCTTTTATTGTATCTTCCGCAAGATCCATAGCTTCGCCTAGATCAATATTTATTCGTTGAAGTTGTTTTGAAAGAGGTAGtccataaataaatactttattcacAATAAGTaagcaaataataaaatctcCTTTCAGTATTGATGTTCGTAAATTGCTTGCTTGTGATGATGTTTCAGTGTCATTCCACttcgaaattataaataacgattCAATTACGTACTCGAAAAGTTCAAGAAAATCATTAACAGCATGAAAACGTTCAACCCATCTAGTCGCACATAatctttttaatgttttttttgtaatacattcTTGACTTTCTTCGATTTCATTTTTCAACACATCTTTTCGCTTGGGGTATATGAAGAAATCTCGAACTTTAGATATTGTTCCTAAACAATTTAGTATTTCTTGTATAGAACATGAATAAGGAACAGCAATGTTTAAAACATGAGCAGCACAATGAACATACGTCGCAAGTGGGTGAATTTGGCGAATAATAGCTTGAACTCCGTTAAATTGACCGGACATTGACGCACATCCATCGTAACCCTGCCCTCTTAGGTATTTTGTTTCTATaccaaattaatgtaaattttgtataataatatcagctAAACCTTTTCCAGTAGTATCTGTCGTAGGCACAAACTGAAGAAATTCTTCCTTGATAATCATATTTTCAACATCTAAATAGCGCGCACATAAAGATACTTGTTTGATTCCACTAATGTCGGCCGTTTCGTCAGCAAgtattgtaaaacatttttggGAATTTATGtttgttacaattttatttaaaataattttattgcaagATTCAATGATTTCGTTTTGAAGTGTTgcgcttttatattttattgttcctTCAGCTtccaaaaatgatttaaaatggtCATCTCCTTGGGCTCTATATCTCAATATTTCTCTAAAATTTCCCTGGTTTTGGATTAGCTTGTCATTTTCTTGTTCTACAATAATTTTCCCAGAATCTCGATGTCGCATAAGCGGAATATTTTGTTTACCACATAAAATTACTGTTTGAATTATTGGAGATATGTTTTGtcgattttttataatttgttcagCTCTTCCAGTTTCTATTTTGCACGCTATAGACTTTCCAGGATGTTTTATAACATCAATAAAATGATCTGAACTTAACACACATGTTTTATGATAACCCTTGGTAGAATGTTCTTTGAAATCAGCTATTGCATTTCtccaattatcatatttttttttctaatgcaCCTAAGTTTTGTCCATTGTTTTCATTCGATTTAGAAAAGGCTACACAAACTCGATAAAATGTACCATTTTCGATTTTGGAGTATGCCAACCAAGAGAATCTTAATAGCCACGAATATtggaactttaaatattttgatttattttgaacTGTATATAGTTTTTGTGGGAATTTGTAAGATATATTTGGCATCCAAATTTTTGTCATAACAATTAAGATGTTAAGATGTTCATTCGATAACATACGGTCAGTATAAAACccaatatcataattattactgtCTTCGGTTAAAGAAACATTAATTGAGTCATTTGTATCTAAGCTTAAAGTACGACAAATTTTAACAGATTCAGTCGAGTTTACTGGCGAGGATGCTCGTTTATTCGTAGAAGTATCGTTGTTAGGCGTTAACTTAAAAAAAGAAGTTATCGATTCTTGCTTTTTTTGTgccatttttagtaatatttaacaCTGAAATTaatgaatagtttttaagttcaaatatgtgttataaaaatcaaaatcgaaacatattacattttctgtaaacttattaaaatcaaCTTTTACAAACTTAGTTATAAATGACTTTTTAAACTACTTTTTTTGTAATACGTAACAACTTAGATATAActggtttattttgtattttgaagtattatttaagaaaaataataaaaattaaaatattattttaaacattttaaataatattaatattgtataatagttgATAAATTATGACACTACATTGATTCGTTATTACTAtgattcttattaataaattcaggGCTCAGAACTTTATgcattagtatatttattaggaATCTGCATATTAAAAATCTGATTCGATACAAATTCGTTTCATAGtagatacatacaatttaaatacaaaaattaatgttgCGTATTTAAGCTTTTTTCAGTGCATTTGTATGcactatttcattattttttagtgcattaagtTCCGATCcccgttaataattatttaatttatttgaataaataagtacttacgTTATTCAGTAATCACTTAGTACAGTGGTGGTACGTACAGCACGTCGATCAACGAAAAAATGAATGACAATAAtaccataatagtataatagtattattattgattataaagtagatatataataataataatatactagtatttattttcaatattattaataatataatatataattctctAATCTGATAGACTGTAAACAGTGTAAACTTGATTgtcttgatttaaaaataaactacatacgtccacaatattttctttgttattgtattttcgcTGCGGCCTGCGGGTTTTTTATTATCGTATTGACTctgtgaaatttaaataatttctggaTATCTCTGATAAACTGTAGATAAATATCTAGTGTTGTCGAatctaatcaaatttattttagttttgccgtttatataaaaataccatttattttataataaaataaaaatagttgactattaaataaatgataacacCATGTCCAATATATtaggactttttttttttttaaagtcggGGGGTGTCCAGACATGGAggacaccccccccccccccaaaatacgccactgcgtaccaattattatttaaacgacgTAGCATGTTCGTTGGTTGAACTTGAGTTGGTGATGAGAAaggtaggtaattattaattaaaacacttgtcgttttaattgaaataaaatagttacttTATTACGTTAACAATAAaatcatgaataaataaaataaaacacagttAAAATAGCTTACtgctatgtataattataaacactgGGAAATGACCGTAAACTCGCGGCGATGTGGCTGTGACAAAGTCCACGACGAGCAATAGTCTTACACTGGAGTTTTCAATGACGTATAGGGGACgactagtattattaataattataatcaggcTTGATTTGGAGTGGCGTGATGCTATCTACATGTTTTCTGGACTTTGGCCTATGT encodes the following:
- the LOC132926089 gene encoding 52 kDa repressor of the inhibitor of the protein kinase-like translates to MAQKKQESITSFFKLTPNNDTSTNKRASSPVNSTESVKICRTLSLDTNDSINVSLTEDSNNYDIGFYTDRMLSNEHLNILIVMTKIWMPNISYKFPQKLYTVQNKSKYLKFQYSWLLRFSWLAYSKIENADFKEHSTKGYHKTCVLSSDHFIDVIKHPGKSIACKIETGRAEQIIKNRQNISPIIQTVILCGKQNIPLMRHRDSGKIIVEQENDKLIQNQGNFREILRYRAQGDDHFKSFLEAEGTIKYKSATLQNEIIESCNKIILNKIVTNINSQKCFTILADETADISGIKQVSLCARYLDVENMIIKEEFLQFVPTTDTTGKETKYLRGQGYDGCASMSGQFNGVQAIIRQIHPLATYVHCAAHVLNIAVPYSCSIQEILNCLGTISKVRDFFIYPKRKDVLKNEIEESQECITKKTLKRLCATRWVERFHAVNDFLELFEYVIESLFIISKWNDTETSSQASNLRTSILKGDFIICLLIVNKVFIYGLPLSKQLQRINIDLGEAMDLAEDTIKELQTIRSNAESEFHTIFENALTLANKLDINISIPRITGRQTKRVNIETNSPTSYFRVAFFIPYLDTFIDQLNSRFVNQKMLLLDFKSLISTDENEPRFLRLAQKYMFDLNECEESVLLAEFKLWQRRLKNIKSSNIPRNSMEAIVLCNRQVYPSVFKLLQIFATLPVSTASSERSFSNLKRIKTYLRNTISQARLNGLAMLAIHREVGIDVNEVIDHLSLKKRRLDFLL